Part of the Methylophaga nitratireducenticrescens genome is shown below.
CTAAATGGAAAGGGAGCTGCCCTGAGCAAACCAAATTGCAGCCAAATGACCCCTAATAGATAAACTGCCGGCAATACAATAATAGTCAGTGCCACAATGAGGGCGACCAAGGGCTGATGAAAACTAATCATGCTGGTCGCGGTTTGAGTCAGCTCAATATTATTGCTGATGCCTCTTGCTTCAAAACTGACAAAGGGAAATGAGATCGCCAATATCAACGCAATTAATGCACTAATAGCAAATGCCATGCTGCGCTGAGCTGGACGAAAATGTCGTCTAACTAAGATATGCCCGCAACGTGGACAGGTAGCATGCTCACCCGGACGTAATGCAGGTAACACCACCACCCAATCACACTCATGACAAGCACGCATTCTTCTCAAAGAAATACGGCTCTCCGGTGACGCTGGTGCAATGTCAACTGACACTTTATTGAGCGTGATGATTGGTTTCAATTCGATTTTCCGTGACAGCGGTCAAGAAATACTATGGGTAAAAGGGCATTATACGCATTGGCAATAGATATGTTTGGCATCAATAGACAGATGGTGAATACAGTTCTACTGATAAGACCTTCAATTAAAAACGATGTTCATTTATTGCCATAATGTAAAAAAACTGAAATGGATGTTAGTGAACTGGGCTTGTTTATCTTTCATCTCCGCTAGCAGTGGTGGATATGAAAGATAAACAAGCCCTGATACTGCCATCCACTGATTAATCTAGGAGAGAAAGAAGTGAGAGATATCCTGTTTTTTGATTCGATGTTAACTCCGAAAATCATTACGCTGGTTTACTGGTTGTTATTAGGTGCTGCACTGGTTTCTGGCCTGGGCATGATGTTCGCTGGTGGTATTAGTAGTTTTCTTATAGGAATTTTTACCATGCTGGCTGGTGCCGTCGGCGCGCGTATCTGGTGTGAATTATTGATAGTGCTATTTAAAATTAATGAAAATATGAAAAAACTAGCAGACAAATAAATTACCCACAAAAAAGGGCTCGTATTAGAGCCCTTTTAGTACCTCAGATGCTGTGAAGCGTCAGACTTTTTTCACAAATTGCGATTTAAGTTTCATTGCCCCAATACCATCAATCTTGCAGTCAATATCGTGATCGCCCTCTACT
Proteins encoded:
- a CDS encoding DUF4282 domain-containing protein; protein product: MRDILFFDSMLTPKIITLVYWLLLGAALVSGLGMMFAGGISSFLIGIFTMLAGAVGARIWCELLIVLFKINENMKKLADK